The Cumulibacter manganitolerans region CTCCGAGTCGCAGACCGACCTCACCGCCAAGGCGGCGTCCTACGCGGTGCCCACGTGGGCGGCCGACGGGATGGACGTGCTGGCCTGCCGGGCAGCGGCCGGCCAGGCGGTCGCCGCGACGCGCGCCGGCGCCGGGCCCGCCTTCGTCGAGTTCCGGACCTACCGATTCCGCGCGCACTCGATGTACGACCCCGAGCTGTACCGCCCCAAGGCCGAGGTCCAGCGATGGAAGCAGCGTGACCCGGTGGAGACCTTCGCCGCCGCGCTGCAGGACCTGGGTCTGCTGGACCGGGCCGAGCACGACGCGCTCGAGAGGGACGTCGCCGCGGAGATCGACGACGCCGTCGCCTTCGCGGAGCGCGGCACCCTCGAGCCGGTCGAGGCGCTCACCGACCACGTCTACCGGCGGCGCGTGCGATGAGCTCCCCGGCGACGGTCGAGACGACCTTCCGCGAGGCGTTCCGGGAGGCCCTGCGCGACGCCCTGCAGCGCGACCCGCTCGCCTTCGTCATGGGCGAGGACGTCGGGCGGTACGGCGGCTGCTTCGGGGTGACCCACGGGTTGCTGGAGGAGTTCGGGCCCGAGCGGGTCCGCGACACGCCCCTGTCGGAGGCGGGCTTCGTGGGTGCCGGCATCGGTGCGGCGCTCGGCGGGATGCACCCGATCGTGGAGATCATGACGGTCAACTTCAGCCTGCTCGCCCTCGACCAGATCATGAACAACGCCGCCACGCTCCTGCACATGTCCGGCGGCCAGCTCAACGTCCCGATCGTGATCCGGATGACGACCGGCGCCGGACGCCAGCTGGCCGCCCAGCACTCGCACAGCCTCGAGGGCCTCTACGCGCACATCCCGGGCCTGCGGGTCCTCACTCCCGGCACCCTCGAAGACGCCCGCGGCATGCTGTGGACGGCGTTGCAGGACCCGGACCCGGTGCTGATCTTCGAGCACGGCGCCCTGTACCCGGCCCGCGGGGAGCTGGCCCACGACGCGGGCCCGGTCGGTATCGACGAGGCCGCCGTGCGCCGCCCCGGTGAGGACGTGACCCTCTGCGCCTACGGCGGCGGCCTGCCCAAGGCGCTGAGCGCCGCAGCGCTGCTCGAGGCCGACGGCATCTCCGCGGAGGTCCTCGATCTGCGCACCCTGCGGCCGCTGGACGACGCGGCGATCCTCGGGAGCGTCGCCCGGACGCACCGGATGGTCGTCGTGGACGAGGGCTGGCGCAGCGTCGGCGTGGCCGCCGAGGTGTGCACCCGCGTCATGGAGGGCGCGTTCTACGAGCTGGACGCGCC contains the following coding sequences:
- a CDS encoding alpha-ketoacid dehydrogenase subunit beta, which translates into the protein MSSPATVETTFREAFREALRDALQRDPLAFVMGEDVGRYGGCFGVTHGLLEEFGPERVRDTPLSEAGFVGAGIGAALGGMHPIVEIMTVNFSLLALDQIMNNAATLLHMSGGQLNVPIVIRMTTGAGRQLAAQHSHSLEGLYAHIPGLRVLTPGTLEDARGMLWTALQDPDPVLIFEHGALYPARGELAHDAGPVGIDEAAVRRPGEDVTLCAYGGGLPKALSAAALLEADGISAEVLDLRTLRPLDDAAILGSVARTHRMVVVDEGWRSVGVAAEVCTRVMEGAFYELDAPVARVCGAEVPVPYAAHLEQAALPQPQDIAAAARRLVGSRG